The Anaeromyxobacter sp. Fw109-5 genomic interval CACCTTCCTCGACAACTGCTGGGACTACAACGACGGCGAGAGCGAGCGGCGGATGGGGAAGGCGCTCCAGGACGGCTACCGGGAGAAGGTCTTCCTCATGTCCAAGATCGACGGCCGCGACGCGGTGACCGCGGCGCGGCAGATCGACGAGTCGCTCCAGCGCCTGCGCACCGACCGCGTGGAGCTCATGCAGATCCACGAGGTGATCCGGCCGACCGACCCCGAGCGCTGCTTCGCCGCGGGGGGCGCGGTCGAGGCGCTCGTCGCCGCCCGGCAGGCGGGCAAGATCCGCTTCATCGGCTTCACCGGGCACAAGTCGCCGCGCTGGCACCTCGAGATGCTGCGCGTGGCGGAGGAGCACGGCTTCGCGTTCGACACCGTGCAGATGCCGCTCAACGTCCTCGACGCGCACCACGACAGCTTCGAGCGGAACGTCCTGCCGGTGCTGGTCCAGAAGAACATCGGGATCATCGGCATGAAGCCCATGGCAGACGCGCGGATCGTCAAGCGGGGCATCGCCTCCCCCGAGGAGTGCCTCGGCTACGCGCTGAGCCTGCCCGCGAGCGTGGTGGTGACCGGCTGCGACTCCGTCGAGCGCGTCGAGCAGGCGCTGCGGGTCGCGCGGGCGTTCCAGACGTTCCCGGAGGAGCGCGTGGACGAGCTGCTCGCCCGCACCGCCCCGGCGGGGCAGGGAGGCGCGAACGAGCTCTACAAGACCACCGAGGAGTACGACGGGACGACCCAGAACCCGCACTGGCTGGGGTAGCGCTCACACCGTCAGCGGCCGGCGGCGCCGAGCCGGACCGCTCGCGCCGCCGCGATCCGCTCGAGGAGCGCGGCGAGCCGGACGCCGGCCTTCTGGAGCTGCAGCTCCGTTCGCGCTCGCTGCCGGTCCGCGTACTCGCGCGGCAGGAGCACGATGCGCCCGTCGCGCGGGAGCGGCCCGAGCTCGGCGTACAGCGCGCGCGCGAGCGCGTGCGACTCGTCCGCCCACTCGGCGGGCGAGGGGCGCGCGGCCCAGCGCGCCGCCTCCGCGGGTCCGATGTCGCGGGCGAGCGCGCGGGCGGCGGCGACGGTGCCGCGCCGCCGGAGGATCGGCCCGAGCACGTCCTGATCCCACACGCGGTGGAACGGGCGCGGCTGCCCGCGGGCGCGCTCGCGCCGCGTCGGCAGGTCGTTGCCGCCGCGGTCGCGCCCGTCGCCCGCGTGCAGCGGCTGGTGGACGTCCGCGACGAGGTGCACGAGCCAGCGGAACGCGTCCGCGCGCCGGGCCGCGCCCTCGCCGTCGCGCAGCTCGGCGATCGCGCGCTCGAGCGCGGCCACCACGCACGCCTCGCGCGGGCAGTCGCGGGCGGGGTCGAACGCCGCGGCGAGGGGGATGTTCACGTAGTGCCAGGCCCTCGTCGCGGGATCGCGCTGCGCGTCGGCCCAGCCGGCCACGTCGGCGTTCGACATGGGCGTGGCGCCGAGGACCTCCCGCACGAGCCGCCGCGCGGAGGGGCCGAGCCGCTCCTCCGCGATCGCCGCCACGATCCGGTGCCCCGGCTCGGACCAGGCCGCCGCCGTCGCGGGTGCGGTCGCGACGGCGGCGGCGGCGAGACAGAGGAGAGGCAGGGCGGCGTTCGTGCGGGGCATCGGACCTCGGCGGCGGCGGGTGGACGGGGAGCCTACCGCGCCGCGCCGACGCCGAGGGTCCCCTCCATTTCCGAGCCCGCGGGTGCGCGCCGGGCCGAGGCGCTACTTGGCCTCGGCGCTGCCGGCGCCCTTCAGCGCCTTCGACCAGCGCGCCACCTCGCTCTCGACGAGCTTGCGCAGCCCCTCCGGCGTCTGGGCGTCCTCGTTGGAGAGGTCGCCGCCGAGGTCGAGGAGACGCTTCCGCGTGCCGGGATCCTTGAGCGCCTTCACGAGCGCGCCGTTGAGCTTCTTCGTGACCTCGGGGGGCGTCCCCTTGGGCGCGAAGATCGCGTTCCAGGCGCTCACCTGGAACTCCGGCAGGCCGGCCTCCTTGGTGGTGGGAACGTTCGGCAGCGCCGGGGAGCGCTCGGGCAGCGCCACCGCGTACGCCTTGATGGTCCCCGCCTGGATCTGCGGCACCAGGCTCGGGATCTGATCGCACATGTAGTCCACCTGTCCGGCGACCAGGTCGTTCAAGGCGGGGCCGGTGCCGCGGTAGACCACGCGCGTCGGCTTCACGCCGACGAGCGAGTTGAAGACCGTGCAGGTGCTGAAGGAGACGGAGCCCACGCCCGCGTGCGCCTCGTTCAGCTTCGAGCCGTTCTGCTTCGCGTACGCCATGAACTCCTTCAGGTCCTTCGCCGGGAAGTCCTTGCGGGCGACGATCAGGATCGGCGTGCCGGAGGCGAGGCCGATGGGCGCGAAGTCCTTCACCGGATCGTACTTGAGGTTGGGGTAGACGGCGGGCGCCGCCCCGTGCGTGCCCATGTGGCCCATCATGATGGTGTAGCCGTCCGGCGGCGCCTGGGACGCGCGCGTGATGCCGGTCGTGCCGCCCGCGCCGGCGACGTTCTCGATCACGATCTGCTGACCGAGGGTGCGCGACATGTCGTCGGCGACGATGCGGGCGACGACGTCCGTCGGACCGCCCGCGGCGAACGGGACGATCATGGTGATGGGCCGCTCGGGGTAGGCGGCCCGCGGCGAGGCGGGTGCGAGCAGCGCCGCGGCGGCCACCGCGGCGAGCAGCGTCTTCACGAACCTCCACACTCTCGGCTCCATCGAGACTCCTCCCTCGCGCCCACCCTGGGCGCGCTCACTCCACGAAGACCTCGTCGCGCTTCTTGCGCAGCGAGGGGACCACGGCGAGGATCAGGACCAGCGCCGCCACCGCCAGCAGCGCGGCGCTGACCGGCCGCTGGACGAAGACGGCGGGATCGCCGCGCGCGATGGCGAGCGCGCGCCGCAGGTTCTCCTCCATGAGGCGCCCGAGCACGTAGCCGAGCAGCAGCGGCGCGGTCTCGAAGCCCAGCTTCGTGAGCGCCCAGCCGATCACGGCCAGCCCCGCGGTGAAGAGCACGTCCGCGGGCGAGTTGTTCACCGAGTAGATCCCGATGCAGGAGAACACCAGGATGGCCGGGTACATCAGGCGGTAGGGCACCTTCACGAGGCGCACCCACACCCCGACGAGCGGGAGGTTGATGACGAGCAGCATGAGGTTGCCGATCCACATGCTCGCGACCACGCCCCAGAACAGCGAGGGGTTGCGGGTCATCACGAGCGGCCCGGGCACGATGCCGTGGATCGTCATCGCGCCGACCATGAGCGCCATGACCGCGTTCGGCGGGATGCCCAGGGCGAGGAGCGGGATGAACGAGGTCTGCGCGCCCGCGTTGTTGGCCGACTCGGGCCCGGCCACGCCCTCGATGGCCCCGCGCCCGAAGCGGCGCGGGTCCTTCGCGAGCTTCTTCTCGAGGGCGTAGGAGGCGAAGGGGCCGAGCACGGCGCCGTTGCCGGGCAGGACCCCCAGCGCGGAGCCGAGGAGGCTGCCGCGCACGATGGGGCGCGCCGACTGGCGGAGCTCGGCCATGGACGGGAGCACGCGTCCGATCGGCCTCTTCACCACGTCGCGGTGCTCGGTCACCTCCAGGTTCCGCAGCACCTCGGCGAGCCCGAAGATGCCCATGGCGAGCACCGCGAAGTCGAGCCCGTCCGCCAGGGGCGCGTACCCGAAGGTCATGCGCTCGACGCCCGTCTCGAGGTCGGTCCCCACCGTGGAGAGGAGGAGGCCGACGAGGATCATCCCGATCGCCTTGAGGAGCGAGCCGCGCGCGAGCACGATGGCGAACACCAGCCCGGCCGCCATGAGGGAGAAGTACTCGGCGGAGCCGAAGAGCAGGGCGACGCGCGTGAGCGGCACCGCGGCGGCGGCGACCACCAGGGTGGCCACGCAGCCGGCGAAGAACGACCCCAGCGCCGCGACGCCCAGCGCGGCGCCGGCGCGGCCCTGCTTCGCCATCTCGTGCCCGTCGAGGGTGGTGACCACCGCGGTCACCTCGCCCGGGATGTTCACCAGGATGGCGGTCGTCGAGCCGCCGTACTGCGCGCCGTAGTAGATGCCCGCGAGCATGATGATCGCGCCCACCGGATCGAGGCCGAACGTGACCGGCAGCAGCATCGTGATGGTCGCGATGGGGCCGACGCCGGGCAGCACGCCCACGAGCGTGCCGACGAAGCAGCCCGTCAGCGCGAGCAGCAGGTTCTGCGCGGAGAGCGCGACCGAGAAGCCGAGCGCGAGGTGCTGGAAGAGGTCGCTCACCCGGCCCTCAGATCACGAAGCCCGGCAGGACGAGGATGGGGATGGGGAGATGCAGCGCGTACCGGAACAGCCCGATGCAGAAGGCGGTGATGACGATCGCGAAGACGACGAGCTCCTTCCAGCGCGTCTCGGGCGAGGCCGCGCCGGACACGAGCGCGACGAGGGGCCCCGCCAGCGCCAGCCCCACCGTGCGGATCGAGAGCGCGAAGGCCACCACCGCCAGGGCCACGAAGAACGGGCCGCGCAGCGGCCAGCGGCCGAGGGGGTCGCCCTCCTTCACGAGCGACAGCACCACGAGCGCCAGGCCGGTGAGCCCGACGAGGACGGTGACGGCGCGCGGCAGCATGCCGGGGCCCATCGAGCGGAGCGTCCCGGTCTCGAGCTCGGCGCCCGCCCACCAGGCGAAGAGCGCCAGGGCGACGAGGCTCGCGCCCGCCGCGAGGTTCTGGGGCGCCTGCACCCTGGGTCCCCCGGGCGTCACGGCCCCGCGTGACACGTCGGCTGCTCGTTCGGGCAATGGGACCTCCACTCCGCGTCACTGCCCAGCAAGGGGTAGGGATTCGAGCCGAGCGTGAAAACTCGTTGATGGCTCGCGAAAGCGGCCGTGGCACCGGCCGTTTGGGGCTGCCCGGGCGGCTCACCGGAGCGGGAGGCGACCGGCCGCGGTCGCCTCGGCGGCCGCCTCGCTCGCGGGGCCTCGTCAAGGCGTGGCCACGACGCCGCGCCGACGCTCCGCGATATCGGCGGACGTTGACTCCGCGTGCGCGCGAGACCCACCCCGCGCCCCTCGCGGCCGACACCCTGCGTGGGCTACGCTCCGCGCCGTCTCCGGGAGGGAACCGTGGGAAGACGCGTACTGCTGGTGATGCTGCTCGCCGCGGCCGCAGGCTGCATGCCCTATCACCGCGCGCGCCCCGGCGCCGAGACCTGGCGGCAGGGGGTGAAGACGGTGGGCGTCCTGCCCGCGATCCGGATCCTCGAGATCTCCCCCGGGAACGTCGAGGAGGAGCACGAGGAGTGGACGGAGCAGGGAAAGCGGAACGTCGTCGCGGCGCTCTCCGACGGCCTGCGGGCGCGAGGGCTGCACCCGAAGGTGATGACCTGGAAGACCGACGACGAGCTCGACGACGTGCGGCTCCTCTACGCCGAGGTCGCGGAGGCGATCTGGCTCTACGCCTATCCGCCGTACACGTTCCCGCACAAGGTGGAGCGGTTCGAGTACGGCGTCGGCCCGATCGGCAAGATCCTCGATCGGGCCGGCGCGGACGTGCTGCTCGTCGCCGCGGGCCAGGATCGCGTCGGCTCGGACGGGCGGAAGCTCGGGATGCTCGCCGGCATGCGCGCCATGGCGCTGCTCACGCTCGGGCTCGTGGACCGGGCCGGGAACGTCGTCTGGTTCGACGTGTGGGGCGGCGCCGGGATCGACCTGCGGCAGGACGCGGACGTCCGGGAGTCCGTCGAGAAGCTCCTCTCCGAGCTGCCCGGGACGGCGGCGCCGTGACCCCCCGCGCCTGGCTGATCGCCGCCGCGGCCCTCCTCTCCGCCGCGTGCGCCGTCGCGCCGCCGCGCGCGGCGCGGCTGCCGCCCGTGTCCGCCCCGAGCTTCGCGATGGAGCGCGACGAGCGCCGCCTCTGGAAGGAGGCCGCCGAGATGGACGCCCGCGCGCGCAAGAGCGGCGCCGTGCTCGGGGAGGCCCCGCTCGAGCGCTACCTGCTCGGCGTCGCCCGCCGCCTCACGCCCGGCGCCGCGCTGGGCAAGCTGGACGTGCGCGTGCGCGTCATCGAGTCGCCGAGCCTGTCCGCCTTCGTGTCGCCCGACGGCGGGGTGTTCGTGACGATGGGGCTGCTCGCGCGGCTGGAGAACGAGGCGCGGCTCGCGGTCGTGCTCGGGCACGAGCTCGTGCACGCCGTGAACCGGCACGCCATCGTCGAGTACCGCACCTTCAAGCACGGCGCCGCGCTCGCCTCCGCCCTGCCGTTCGGCCTGGGCGAGCTCGGCACCAAGGCGGCGGTCACCGGCTACTCGCGCGACCTCGAGCGCGAGGCCGACGAGGAGGGGCTCGCGCTCGTCGCGGCGGGCGGGTGGGACGTCGCGGAGGCGACGCGGCCCTTCGAGCACCTCGCCGCGTGGGTGAAGGAGGAGGAGATCGAGGAGCCCTTCCTGTTCTCCACGCACCCGCGCCTCGAGGAGCGGATGGAGAGCTACCGCACGCTGCTCGCCACCCGCTACGCGGGCCGCAGCGGCGGCGACCGCGGCCGGGAGCGCTACCAGGGCGCGATCCGCGAGCTCGTGCTCGCCAACGCGCGCCTCGATCTCGCCGCCGGACGCTTCGGG includes:
- a CDS encoding tripartite tricarboxylate transporter substrate binding protein BugD, producing MEPRVWRFVKTLLAAVAAAALLAPASPRAAYPERPITMIVPFAAGGPTDVVARIVADDMSRTLGQQIVIENVAGAGGTTGITRASQAPPDGYTIMMGHMGTHGAAPAVYPNLKYDPVKDFAPIGLASGTPILIVARKDFPAKDLKEFMAYAKQNGSKLNEAHAGVGSVSFSTCTVFNSLVGVKPTRVVYRGTGPALNDLVAGQVDYMCDQIPSLVPQIQAGTIKAYAVALPERSPALPNVPTTKEAGLPEFQVSAWNAIFAPKGTPPEVTKKLNGALVKALKDPGTRKRLLDLGGDLSNEDAQTPEGLRKLVESEVARWSKALKGAGSAEAK
- a CDS encoding M48 family metallopeptidase; the encoded protein is MTPRAWLIAAAALLSAACAVAPPRAARLPPVSAPSFAMERDERRLWKEAAEMDARARKSGAVLGEAPLERYLLGVARRLTPGAALGKLDVRVRVIESPSLSAFVSPDGGVFVTMGLLARLENEARLAVVLGHELVHAVNRHAIVEYRTFKHGAALASALPFGLGELGTKAAVTGYSRDLEREADEEGLALVAAGGWDVAEATRPFEHLAAWVKEEEIEEPFLFSTHPRLEERMESYRTLLATRYAGRSGGDRGRERYQGAIRELVLANARLDLAAGRFGPAERGARAYLALRPKAAEGHALLGDVARQRGGDGAEAGALAHYRKAVELDARCPEAQRGLGLALARRNDREGARAALRAYLKLSPDAVDRAWIEGDLAALEGRGP
- a CDS encoding tripartite tricarboxylate transporter permease, coding for MSDLFQHLALGFSVALSAQNLLLALTGCFVGTLVGVLPGVGPIATITMLLPVTFGLDPVGAIIMLAGIYYGAQYGGSTTAILVNIPGEVTAVVTTLDGHEMAKQGRAGAALGVAALGSFFAGCVATLVVAAAAVPLTRVALLFGSAEYFSLMAAGLVFAIVLARGSLLKAIGMILVGLLLSTVGTDLETGVERMTFGYAPLADGLDFAVLAMGIFGLAEVLRNLEVTEHRDVVKRPIGRVLPSMAELRQSARPIVRGSLLGSALGVLPGNGAVLGPFASYALEKKLAKDPRRFGRGAIEGVAGPESANNAGAQTSFIPLLALGIPPNAVMALMVGAMTIHGIVPGPLVMTRNPSLFWGVVASMWIGNLMLLVINLPLVGVWVRLVKVPYRLMYPAILVFSCIGIYSVNNSPADVLFTAGLAVIGWALTKLGFETAPLLLGYVLGRLMEENLRRALAIARGDPAVFVQRPVSAALLAVAALVLILAVVPSLRKKRDEVFVE
- a CDS encoding aldo/keto reductase, whose translation is MTRREFLELAAAATFVPLAACGGHTQTAHGGVEEGTPDAPAGAGPLPERMLGRTGVAVSIVGLGGYHMGTQETEEESVRIVRTAIDGGITFLDNCWDYNDGESERRMGKALQDGYREKVFLMSKIDGRDAVTAARQIDESLQRLRTDRVELMQIHEVIRPTDPERCFAAGGAVEALVAARQAGKIRFIGFTGHKSPRWHLEMLRVAEEHGFAFDTVQMPLNVLDAHHDSFERNVLPVLVQKNIGIIGMKPMADARIVKRGIASPEECLGYALSLPASVVVTGCDSVERVEQALRVARAFQTFPEERVDELLARTAPAGQGGANELYKTTEEYDGTTQNPHWLG
- a CDS encoding tripartite tricarboxylate transporter TctB family protein; translated protein: MSRGAVTPGGPRVQAPQNLAAGASLVALALFAWWAGAELETGTLRSMGPGMLPRAVTVLVGLTGLALVVLSLVKEGDPLGRWPLRGPFFVALAVVAFALSIRTVGLALAGPLVALVSGAASPETRWKELVVFAIVITAFCIGLFRYALHLPIPILVLPGFVI
- a CDS encoding S1/P1 nuclease; this translates as MPRTNAALPLLCLAAAAVATAPATAAAWSEPGHRIVAAIAEERLGPSARRLVREVLGATPMSNADVAGWADAQRDPATRAWHYVNIPLAAAFDPARDCPREACVVAALERAIAELRDGEGAARRADAFRWLVHLVADVHQPLHAGDGRDRGGNDLPTRRERARGQPRPFHRVWDQDVLGPILRRRGTVAAARALARDIGPAEAARWAARPSPAEWADESHALARALYAELGPLPRDGRIVLLPREYADRQRARTELQLQKAGVRLAALLERIAAARAVRLGAAGR